The genomic DNA CAGTGCGTAGAAAAGATAATCAGGTCGGCGACCCCGAATTCGCGAGTGATTGCGGATGCGGTCGCGGATCGGGTCGAAGCAATCGCCTTTTTTTTCCTGGAACGAAATGACAAAGTTCGGCCCCAGAAACAGACTGACTTGTTCGCTCGAGAGCGATTCATGGTTCGTCAACATTTTGACGACGAAGTAGAGGCGCGATCCATAGTCATCACATTTTGATCGTTGGTGAGTATGGACAACATCCTCAAGAGCAAGCGGGTGCAGGCCGAATTGTCGCCCAACTTCTTCTACCAACTCTCCATCCCCGACACCGATGATGTCCACCCAAAGAACACCGGGTTTGTCGGTGGGATCCATGATGTCCTTTGCAGAATCCAGTTCAACGTCGGTGATCTTTTCTTTTTCGAAGTAGATCTGCCGAATAAATGTTTCCGTTTCTCCCTCGATCGAGGTGACTGTCCCGGGGGCAGTTGCGGGAGTTGTTCGACGATGGAAAACCCGCTTCGGGTTTGGAATCCGAATTTTCCGGATCAGCTTATTCATTGAACACATCCATGACAGAATTCAAAACTCACTTGTAGAACATCATCGGTGGCGAGATCTCGCTATCAGTTTGAACACCAACTTTATGGAACAACTTGAACCTCAAAGTTCATAATGGTTCCAGAGGCTGAGATCTTCAATAGTGAGTATGGAGTCGCTGAGAGAACTCCACCATGATAGCTCATCGTTCCAGGGACTGTTCCGGGTGTGATCAACGAGGTGAGCGTTCCTCGATAAAGGTCGTCTCCGCTCCCCTTGTCTTCTCCTTTTTCGAGGCTGTATTTCCCGTCGGCTTGAAGAACTGCAATGCGATAATGCCGTCCATTTGTTGGCCAACTCGTTTGGCCGGGAAAGCCAGCTCGATTCAAGTTCTCTGGTTGGTTCTCATCGATGTGCCAGATCGCCAGTCCTCCACATCCATCTTTGTCGACAGGAATTCGCTGGTCGAACCCGAGTGGTTGTCGATTCTCGATCAGCAGGTATTCACCCTTTTGAAACCCTTGTGTGAGCTTGAAAACCTCTGGTGATTGTTCGATCGCTTCTAGCTGCCTTTTGCTGGTGGCGTGAATTTCATTGGGAGTCACCCAGCCGAGTTGGATTTTACACCAAGGAGAAAAATGTGGTGGATGAAGTTGCGTTTGGTCGAATCCCCAACAGTTTCCCATGATGCCCCACGAACCGATTCCATGCCCAACGCGTTCGCCGATCCCATTGGGCATGTTATCGTACAGATCAGGAAGACCCATCACATGACCGATCTCATGAGCCAGAATTCCAATCCGCGTTGGTGTGGTCCCTGTGTGGCCAAAGAGGCTCGGGCAAATTGCGATCCGGGAGACTTTCACTCCTTCGTCAGAAACCCAGGGAGGATCGAGAGCATCAAAGCGTGACCAAATTCGATTTCTCGGCGGGGCTCCTGTGGGGTCGATTCCATTGGCTTCTGAGCCATACCCGGAATGGGTGAAGGTGACGCAATCCGCGAAATTGTCTCCGTTGGAATCGAGTTTGGAGAAGTCGATTTGATGATCGACAAGATTTAACGAATCTCGAACGGCCTCAAGTACGAGGTTTTTCGGTCCCCGCCCCCACAGCCCTTCGGAGTAATAGAGCTCAGGCTTTGGTAAATCAGCCCAGGTGGAAACCGTCGAGACCGGTTCACTCATGCCATAAGAGTTTTCGGAGTAGACATCGCGGACGCTTCCAGTCGGGGCATGTTGTGGATCTCCTCCGACAGCGTTGAAGATGTGGTCCATGGCCTGTTGAGTCGGGAGTTGCCTGTTGTGATGATCTGAAAAACGGGCGAGGACAACGAGGTTCTGGAAACTTCCGATCTTTTTCGGAATCATCATTCGGCCGTCATCTGGATTCTTTTTGATGCGACTGATCTCTTCGAAATTCGGAAGAATTCCAGGCTTGATGTTCGCATCTTTAGGGTCCGATTGACCAACGAGGAGTTTCGATTCGATCAACTTTCCGTCCACTGCATCGGCAGCGTAAACGTAAGCTCCATCTTCACGGTGAACGACAGTATGCCCAGATTTCGTCTCCAGCCAGTTGAACCATTCATCCCCCCGTAAACGTAAAAGGATCTCAGTTTTGTCGGGTTGCTTGTGGGGGCGAAACGCTTCGGATGCCGGTGCAGAGAACCCGGCTCGCGAAGTACAAATCAGAATTGTGAAGAGTATGTAGAGCTTGAAAGATCGTAGAAACATTGGGTTTGGCCCTCATTGGATAGCGCCGGTTTCGTAACGTAAAGGGGACTCCAGACGTCGCAGTTCTTCACTGAATCGATAATCACTGATACAGTTTTATTGAGTGAGCCAGAACAGTCAGCGCGGTGGTGCGTTCACTACCAACGCCACCAATTCGTGATGACGAGTTCGGAGGTTTCCCAAATTTTTGATCGGGCTCGGTGACTGTTACGAATTGATTGCGTTATGTTTTGAGTCGTGGCTTGGCTGCTTGAGAGTTGAGGCGTCGTGATTCACGGCTGAAAGAATTGAATGTGATGTAGTCCCAGTGGCGGTAGATCTCAGAGGCTTTACGTAACTCGCTATGAGCCCCAATTCCTTCAACTTTTCCGTCATGGAGTAGTACGACTTGATCGCATCGCCGAATCGTTGAGAGGCGGCTTGGCAGGAAGATGACGGTTCGGTCCTGTGTGATTCGCTGATAGGCATCATCAATGGCATCGCGGAGATCGTCTTCGAGGACAGCTTCCGGTTCCTGAATGATGAGAACAGCTGGGTCACGCAGGATGGCACGCGCAAGACCGAGTTGAAACGCTTCGCCAACTCCTATTGATGTGCCATGTTCTCCGAGCACCGTTTCGTAACCAAGCGAAAGGCTCGAAATGAACTTATTGATATGCACAGTCTTCGCCGCTTCGATGGCATCTTGCATCGAAATTCGCGAGTCGCCGCAGATCAGATTTTCGAGGACTGTCCCAGAAAGGACGGGATCATCTCCCCCTACGTAAAGAGTTTCGGCATGAATCGACTCCAGCGTTCCCCAAGCGATATCTTCCCCATCGAAAAGGACTCGCCCTTTGGATGGTTCAATAAATCTGGGAAGTAAATACGCAACAGCTTTGGGCAGAAGAGGGTCCAAAGAGACGAGCGAGACTTGAGTGTTCGCTTCGATCCTTAAGTCGATTCCGCGAAGAATTTCATGTCCGCGATTGTGATAGTGGACCGTTTCGAGAACGATCGATTTCGAGGCGGGTTGGATAAACTTTGCTCCAACTGCTTGCCCCACTTCGGGGATCTCATCCAGGTACCGATAGATCCGGTCGGCAGCCATGTCCAGGCTTCGTCGTTCTCCAAAAACACGTTCTATGGAGGCCGATTCCCGCACAATAATTCCCAAGGCAATCGCAATCGCCACTCCACTCGCCAGCGGCAAGGGCTCTGTCTGCGAAAGTATTTTGAGACCGATTAACAGCAAGACAACCGAAATCGAGGCCGCGACAACAAATCGCGCCAAGCGTAAGGCGTTTTGTTCAAATTTCCGCCCTGATCGATCTTCCGTTGTGAATCGGCCCAAGTGATTTTCGAAGAGAGCTTCTTCGAACGCTTCCATGTTGTATCCGCGAACGAGACGGGTTTGCTTCAAGCCATCTGCGAGAAATCTCGCTTCAGTCTCTGCATGAGATTCTGCAAGCAAGCGGCGGGCGGCTCCACGCTGTCGCTCGTAACGATATACCCACCAGCAGGCTGCGGTTGGGAGGAGACATTGGAGAGCCAAACGCCAGTCGATGGCCAGAATCGCCAGGATC from Thalassoglobus polymorphus includes the following:
- a CDS encoding M6 family metalloprotease domain-containing protein, with protein sequence MFLRSFKLYILFTILICTSRAGFSAPASEAFRPHKQPDKTEILLRLRGDEWFNWLETKSGHTVVHREDGAYVYAADAVDGKLIESKLLVGQSDPKDANIKPGILPNFEEISRIKKNPDDGRMMIPKKIGSFQNLVVLARFSDHHNRQLPTQQAMDHIFNAVGGDPQHAPTGSVRDVYSENSYGMSEPVSTVSTWADLPKPELYYSEGLWGRGPKNLVLEAVRDSLNLVDHQIDFSKLDSNGDNFADCVTFTHSGYGSEANGIDPTGAPPRNRIWSRFDALDPPWVSDEGVKVSRIAICPSLFGHTGTTPTRIGILAHEIGHVMGLPDLYDNMPNGIGERVGHGIGSWGIMGNCWGFDQTQLHPPHFSPWCKIQLGWVTPNEIHATSKRQLEAIEQSPEVFKLTQGFQKGEYLLIENRQPLGFDQRIPVDKDGCGGLAIWHIDENQPENLNRAGFPGQTSWPTNGRHYRIAVLQADGKYSLEKGEDKGSGDDLYRGTLTSLITPGTVPGTMSYHGGVLSATPYSLLKISASGTIMNFEVQVVP
- a CDS encoding ATP-binding cassette domain-containing protein; its protein translation is MSRPLQRLIPKRTSTEHHGRGLIVWVFIFVMGVLSSLLLTTLFIDLLVTKGQLSAEELAKGQKEFDVDLSSMGSDIGLWAQAVRFDDLLGWSWIPWVCHSIPLVQSSQGAMSLLVGLGLVLAVVLMFARSKSRNHSLESAREITTRLRKSIHRQTLRLGPSDLTGQRYHTAFKLFTDTVDEIRESITQYRWRMMRGATLLPAMILAILAIDWRLALQCLLPTAACWWVYRYERQRGAARRLLAESHAETEARFLADGLKQTRLVRGYNMEAFEEALFENHLGRFTTEDRSGRKFEQNALRLARFVVAASISVVLLLIGLKILSQTEPLPLASGVAIAIALGIIVRESASIERVFGERRSLDMAADRIYRYLDEIPEVGQAVGAKFIQPASKSIVLETVHYHNRGHEILRGIDLRIEANTQVSLVSLDPLLPKAVAYLLPRFIEPSKGRVLFDGEDIAWGTLESIHAETLYVGGDDPVLSGTVLENLICGDSRISMQDAIEAAKTVHINKFISSLSLGYETVLGEHGTSIGVGEAFQLGLARAILRDPAVLIIQEPEAVLEDDLRDAIDDAYQRITQDRTVIFLPSRLSTIRRCDQVVLLHDGKVEGIGAHSELRKASEIYRHWDYITFNSFSRESRRLNSQAAKPRLKT